Proteins from one Nakamurella multipartita DSM 44233 genomic window:
- a CDS encoding IS1380-like element ISNml1 family transposase: MTKSCTLDRLSVRADEDSVVSDAGLLVAATLAQRLDLAGLLREHVTVPGSVGAHPDRKCLTVVHSLLAGGDCIDDVNALRAGSTSAVLGHRVAAPSTVGTFLRAFGFGHARQLDVVTRRLLTRAVTAGAHPQFGRSVTVDIDSTLCETFGLAKDGAREVMRTGRRGYHPLLAVISGTGDIAHARLRRGRSNDATAAPLFINETISRLRQAGATGQIVLRADSGFYLHDVVAACRAADVRFSIGARMIGHLRGQIEAIPDEQWQPIEYFLPGAGVAEIPYTPFAQDTHGRDRTDTVPLRLMVRRTPPTQAQVRNRGQDTDQAALFPVYDYHPIITDRDGDLRDLEADHRRHAEVELTIRDLKHGMGLAHLPTKSFGGNAAWLILNTIAHNLTRWITRLGFDQGHRMTKNIRRRVFNLAGRLVRTGRRTTLRLPSRWPWAHAIITAIKRLRDLPAATG; encoded by the coding sequence AGTCTTGCACACTGGACCGCTTGTCCGTACGCGCTGACGAGGACAGTGTCGTGTCCGATGCCGGGTTGCTGGTCGCGGCAACTTTGGCCCAACGGCTGGATCTGGCCGGTTTGTTGCGTGAGCACGTCACGGTGCCCGGGAGCGTGGGCGCCCACCCGGACCGCAAGTGCCTGACCGTCGTCCATTCGCTGCTGGCCGGCGGTGACTGCATCGATGACGTGAACGCTTTGCGGGCGGGCTCGACCAGCGCAGTGCTGGGACACCGGGTCGCGGCGCCGTCCACGGTCGGCACGTTCCTCCGCGCTTTCGGCTTCGGACACGCCCGCCAACTGGACGTGGTGACCCGCCGCCTGCTGACCCGAGCTGTGACCGCCGGCGCACATCCACAGTTCGGTCGGTCGGTCACCGTCGATATCGACTCGACCCTGTGTGAGACGTTCGGGCTGGCCAAGGACGGTGCCCGGGAAGTCATGCGGACCGGGCGCCGCGGCTACCACCCGCTGCTGGCAGTGATCTCCGGGACCGGCGATATCGCGCATGCCCGGCTCCGGCGGGGCCGTTCCAACGACGCCACCGCGGCACCGCTGTTCATCAACGAAACGATCTCCCGGCTGCGTCAGGCCGGCGCCACCGGGCAGATCGTGCTGCGCGCCGACTCCGGCTTCTATCTGCACGACGTCGTCGCGGCCTGCCGGGCCGCCGATGTGCGGTTCTCGATCGGCGCCCGGATGATCGGGCACCTACGAGGACAGATCGAGGCGATCCCGGACGAGCAATGGCAGCCGATCGAGTACTTCCTGCCCGGCGCCGGGGTCGCCGAGATCCCGTACACCCCGTTCGCCCAGGACACCCACGGCCGCGACCGGACCGACACCGTCCCGCTACGACTGATGGTGCGGCGCACCCCACCCACCCAGGCCCAGGTCCGCAACCGCGGCCAGGACACCGACCAGGCAGCGTTGTTCCCGGTCTACGACTACCACCCGATCATCACCGACCGGGACGGCGACCTGCGCGACCTGGAGGCCGACCATCGCCGGCACGCCGAGGTCGAGCTCACCATCCGGGACCTCAAACACGGCATGGGTCTGGCGCACTTGCCGACCAAAAGCTTCGGCGGGAACGCCGCCTGGCTGATCTTGAACACCATCGCCCACAACCTCACCCGCTGGATCACCCGCCTCGGCTTTGACCAAGGCCACCGGATGACCAAGAACATCCGCCGCCGCGTGTTCAACCTCGCCGGCCGGCTGGTCCGCACCGGCCGACGCACCACCCTGCGGCTACCCAGTCGCTGGCCCTGGGCCCACGCCATCATCACCGCCATCAAACGGCTCCGCGACCTACCCGCGGCGACCGGATAA